Proteins encoded in a region of the Streptomyces sp. PCS3-D2 genome:
- a CDS encoding FAD binding domain-containing protein: protein MTTHAPHAPHAPDSPQGAQGRQAAQSVTLPASLDEAVAALTAMPAAVPVAGGTDLMAAVNAGLLRPAALVGLGRINEIRGWQYQDGHALLGAGLTHARMGRPDFAALIPALAAAARAAGPPQIRNAGTLGGNIATAAPTGDALPVLAALEAVLVIAGPDGQREIPVSHLLAGREMLCPGELIGFVRVPLLHAPQVFLKATGRTGPGRAVASVGLVLDPARRGVRCAIGAVAPMPLRPLEAEQWVASLIDWDGGRNLAPEALEAFGEYVAAACVPDQGEPVAPGVLHLRRTVAVLARRALGRALTS, encoded by the coding sequence TTGACCACGCACGCACCGCACGCACCGCACGCACCTGATTCACCCCAGGGGGCTCAGGGCCGGCAGGCGGCGCAGTCCGTGACGCTGCCGGCCTCGCTCGACGAGGCCGTCGCGGCGCTCACCGCCATGCCCGCCGCCGTTCCCGTCGCGGGCGGCACCGACCTCATGGCCGCGGTCAACGCCGGGCTCCTGCGGCCCGCCGCGCTCGTCGGCCTGGGCCGGATCAACGAGATCCGCGGCTGGCAGTACCAGGACGGCCACGCGCTGCTCGGCGCGGGCCTCACCCACGCCCGGATGGGACGTCCGGACTTCGCCGCCCTGATCCCCGCGCTCGCGGCCGCCGCGCGCGCGGCCGGGCCCCCGCAGATCCGCAACGCCGGCACCCTCGGCGGGAACATCGCCACCGCGGCGCCCACTGGTGACGCGCTGCCCGTGCTGGCCGCGCTGGAGGCCGTACTGGTCATCGCCGGCCCGGACGGGCAGCGCGAGATCCCGGTCTCCCACCTGCTGGCCGGGCGCGAGATGCTGTGCCCCGGCGAGCTCATCGGCTTCGTCCGGGTGCCGCTGCTGCACGCCCCGCAGGTGTTCCTCAAGGCCACCGGGCGCACGGGCCCGGGGCGTGCGGTGGCGTCCGTCGGCCTGGTGCTGGACCCGGCCCGGCGCGGCGTTCGCTGTGCGATCGGCGCCGTGGCGCCCATGCCGCTGCGGCCGCTGGAGGCCGAGCAGTGGGTGGCCTCGCTGATCGACTGGGACGGCGGGCGGAACCTGGCCCCCGAGGCCCTGGAGGCCTTCGGCGAGTACGTCGCGGCCGCCTGCGTCCCCGACCAGGGGGAGCCGGTGGCTCCCGGCGTACTGCACCTGCGGCGGACGGTGGCGGTACTGGCACGCAGGGCCCTCGGAAGGGCGCTGACCTCATGA